From Saccharothrix espanaensis DSM 44229, the proteins below share one genomic window:
- a CDS encoding RNA polymerase sigma factor: MQDQPNAELLALAHAGDQHAWQEIIDRHIRLVWAVARSHRLSPEDAADVNQAVWLILAENLTTIRNPERLSAWLATTARRESLAVLRLRGREQPVDLWDSVDEDPTPEDLVVDLDTDSHLWRAYTGLTDRCRQILHLFAFAPEMPFQQVAAAVGIPSNSLGPTRGRCLDVLRRRLARMEVVR; the protein is encoded by the coding sequence ATGCAAGATCAACCAAACGCCGAGCTGCTGGCCCTCGCCCACGCCGGCGACCAGCACGCGTGGCAGGAGATCATCGACCGGCACATCCGGCTGGTGTGGGCGGTGGCCCGCTCGCACCGGCTGAGCCCGGAGGACGCGGCGGACGTCAACCAGGCGGTGTGGCTGATCCTGGCCGAGAACCTGACCACGATCCGGAACCCGGAGCGGCTCAGCGCGTGGCTCGCCACGACCGCCCGCCGCGAGTCGCTGGCGGTGCTCCGCCTGCGCGGCCGGGAACAACCGGTGGACCTGTGGGACTCGGTCGACGAGGACCCGACCCCGGAGGACCTGGTGGTCGACCTCGACACCGACTCCCACCTGTGGCGCGCCTACACCGGGCTCACCGACCGCTGCCGGCAGATCCTGCACCTGTTCGCCTTCGCGCCGGAGATGCCGTTCCAGCAGGTGGCGGCGGCCGTCGGCATCCCGTCGAACAGCCTGGGGCCGACCCGCGGCCGCTGCCTGGACGTCCTGCGCCGCCGGCTGGCGCGGATGGAGGTCGTCCGATGA
- a CDS encoding CHAT domain-containing protein: protein MTPAPHHERALALVEQGRLRAAHHLTTRTLAGGDDPEVHLTAAWIALDRGDAETCARHLDATAFTGLARARAQCLRGLLLCQQEAPRRAAAGLTLAVRSLRRHGDRRWLANALTGRGIARAHAGDPVGADADFTAAHALLTALDEPVRAAMCLHNRGFAAMLAGRTPTALRHYEQAAREGLRTSSRPEALVDRAQALLDIGLVREARDVLHPAITLLTGCDRGSRLPEALLLAARCAVRDNDSRAARGYADHAEALFTAQGRTRWIPAAQAAALQAGRPGTPARTARTCAEQGHHDEAAELHLTTAPDRIPRHRGTPRSRAIGWLARARTATTRRAAAAACHAGLRLHTADTWPGTELADTALDHALSCQDARAVVRWAERRHTQTPAPTTDTARPLTELRSARTRGDHARIVALEREVRRLSLAAGTTQRPPVRLDELADALDENAMLVFVHHRSRLVAVSITAGRFRLHDLGDARTTAAHATSLELKENRPAVDHLNALLTPAGERPLVIVPSQEVARVPWAALPAARGRPVSVAPSATDWLAASRTPLAVDRRLWVAGPNLGFAEQEIDALQRAHGGERAGTAASALSEMARADVVHIAAHGVRRTDLPLFSHLELEGGPLHGYDFDHLRNAPSVVVLSACDSGLANALVRRGVRAVVASVRPVPDDRVVGLMLDLHAHLDTPAQTLAQAQEKHGDLGFTCVGAG from the coding sequence ATGACCCCCGCGCCGCACCACGAACGCGCCCTGGCCCTGGTCGAGCAGGGCCGGCTGCGCGCCGCCCACCACCTCACCACCCGGACCCTGGCCGGCGGCGACGACCCGGAGGTCCACCTGACCGCCGCGTGGATCGCCCTCGACCGGGGCGACGCGGAGACCTGCGCCCGGCACCTCGACGCGACCGCGTTCACCGGGTTGGCCCGCGCGAGGGCGCAGTGCCTGCGCGGACTCCTGCTGTGCCAGCAGGAAGCCCCGCGCCGGGCCGCCGCTGGCCTCACCCTGGCGGTGCGCTCCCTGCGCCGCCACGGCGACCGCCGCTGGCTGGCCAACGCCCTGACCGGACGCGGCATCGCCCGAGCCCACGCCGGCGACCCGGTCGGGGCGGACGCCGACTTCACCGCCGCGCACGCCCTGCTGACCGCGCTGGACGAACCGGTGCGGGCCGCGATGTGCCTGCACAACAGGGGTTTCGCCGCGATGCTCGCCGGCCGCACCCCCACCGCGCTGCGGCACTACGAGCAGGCCGCCCGCGAGGGCCTGCGCACGTCGAGCCGCCCGGAGGCGTTGGTGGACCGCGCCCAGGCCCTCCTCGACATCGGCCTGGTCCGCGAGGCCAGGGACGTCCTGCATCCCGCGATCACCCTGCTCACCGGCTGCGACCGGGGCTCCCGACTGCCCGAGGCCCTGCTCTTGGCGGCCCGCTGTGCGGTGCGGGACAACGATTCCCGCGCCGCGCGCGGCTACGCCGACCACGCCGAGGCGCTGTTCACCGCCCAGGGCCGCACCCGGTGGATCCCCGCCGCCCAGGCCGCGGCGCTCCAGGCCGGACGGCCGGGCACGCCCGCCAGGACCGCCCGGACCTGCGCGGAGCAGGGCCACCACGACGAAGCCGCCGAACTGCACCTCACCACCGCACCGGACCGGATCCCCCGGCACCGCGGCACGCCGAGGTCACGCGCGATCGGCTGGCTGGCCCGCGCCCGCACCGCGACGACCAGGCGCGCGGCCGCGGCGGCGTGCCACGCGGGACTGCGCCTGCACACCGCCGACACGTGGCCCGGCACGGAACTCGCCGACACCGCCCTGGACCACGCCCTGAGCTGCCAGGACGCCCGCGCGGTCGTCCGCTGGGCAGAACGCCGGCACACCCAAACCCCCGCCCCGACCACCGACACCGCACGTCCGTTGACCGAGCTGAGATCGGCCAGGACCCGGGGCGACCACGCCCGGATCGTCGCGCTGGAACGGGAGGTCCGCCGGCTCTCCCTGGCCGCGGGCACCACCCAGCGGCCACCCGTTCGGCTCGACGAACTCGCGGACGCGTTGGACGAGAACGCGATGCTCGTGTTCGTCCACCACCGAAGCCGGCTCGTCGCGGTGTCGATCACCGCCGGCCGGTTCCGCCTGCACGACCTCGGCGACGCCCGGACCACCGCCGCCCACGCGACATCGTTGGAGCTGAAGGAGAACCGCCCCGCCGTCGACCACCTGAACGCGCTGCTGACCCCGGCCGGCGAGCGCCCGTTGGTTATCGTGCCCAGCCAGGAGGTGGCCCGGGTGCCGTGGGCCGCGCTGCCCGCCGCGCGCGGCCGCCCGGTCTCGGTCGCCCCGTCGGCGACCGACTGGCTGGCCGCGTCCCGGACACCGCTCGCCGTCGACCGCCGGCTCTGGGTGGCCGGCCCGAACCTCGGCTTCGCCGAACAGGAAATCGACGCGCTCCAGCGCGCACACGGCGGAGAACGGGCCGGGACCGCCGCTTCGGCATTGTCGGAAATGGCCCGCGCGGACGTCGTGCACATTGCCGCGCACGGCGTCCGGCGAACAGATCTGCCGTTGTTCTCGCACCTCGAACTCGAAGGCGGGCCACTGCACGGGTACGACTTCGACCACCTCCGGAACGCGCCTTCGGTGGTCGTGCTGTCGGCGTGCGATTCGGGCCTGGCGAACGCGTTGGTGCGGCGCGGCGTGCGGGCGGTGGTCGCGAGCGTGCGGCCGGTGCCCGACGATCGCGTCGTCGGGCTCATGCTCGACCTCCACGCCCACCTGGACACCCCGGCGCAAACGCTTGCCCAAGCCCAGGAGAAGCACGGCGACCTGGGCTTCACCTGCGTGGGCGCGGGCTAG
- a CDS encoding S8 family peptidase has translation MDSSDVISLPELAESWRAEHPDLAVHDPGGPGECLVRSGELLIRSDGVPVAVDRLRRWVDRVDATAEPGFVRIRLRAGEHPVRIAADSGLDVAPNHVHVGSPIMIGTARPLPAPADAPPPPPDETWPVTVAVLDTGLDPHPWFADRSWFAAVPEVLDADGRPGQDRQAGHGTFVTGVLVRHAPGVQVRPRRVLSSLGLTDDLTVARGLRAVRGADVVLLTAGCHTADDRCPPVLRHEVGRLDGVVVAAAGNGGTSRPVWPAALPEVVAVGADAAFSNHGPWVDAIAPGVDVTSSFVWLTAGGRRRGAEGRGAEGREYGCARWSGTSFAAPRVAADLARLLHEGVSQADAVDAVRRAGIERAVSAQAVTG, from the coding sequence GTGGACAGCTCCGACGTCATCTCGCTGCCGGAACTCGCCGAGTCCTGGCGCGCCGAGCACCCCGACCTGGCGGTGCACGATCCCGGCGGGCCCGGTGAGTGCCTGGTCCGTTCAGGTGAACTGCTGATCCGATCGGACGGCGTTCCGGTGGCCGTGGACCGGTTGCGCCGTTGGGTGGACCGGGTGGACGCAACTGCGGAGCCGGGCTTCGTCCGGATCCGGTTGCGGGCCGGCGAGCACCCGGTGCGGATCGCCGCGGACAGCGGGCTCGACGTCGCGCCCAACCACGTGCACGTCGGCAGCCCCATCATGATCGGCACCGCCCGCCCGCTGCCCGCACCGGCCGACGCGCCGCCCCCGCCGCCCGACGAGACCTGGCCCGTCACCGTCGCCGTGCTCGACACCGGGTTGGACCCGCACCCGTGGTTCGCCGACCGGAGCTGGTTCGCCGCCGTGCCCGAGGTGCTCGACGCGGACGGTCGTCCGGGGCAGGACCGGCAGGCGGGGCACGGCACGTTCGTGACCGGTGTCCTGGTGCGTCACGCGCCCGGCGTCCAAGTGCGGCCCCGGCGGGTGTTGTCGTCGCTCGGCCTGACCGACGATCTGACCGTCGCGCGCGGCCTGCGCGCGGTGCGCGGGGCGGATGTCGTGCTGCTCACGGCGGGCTGCCACACGGCCGACGACCGCTGCCCTCCCGTGCTGCGGCACGAGGTCGGGAGGCTGGACGGGGTGGTCGTGGCCGCTGCGGGCAACGGCGGCACCTCGCGCCCGGTGTGGCCGGCGGCGCTGCCGGAGGTGGTGGCGGTCGGTGCGGACGCGGCGTTCTCCAACCACGGGCCGTGGGTCGACGCGATCGCGCCGGGGGTGGATGTGACCAGCAGTTTTGTCTGGTTGACGGCAGGGGGAAGGCGGCGGGGTGCGGAGGGACGGGGTGCGGAGGGGCGGGAGTATGGCTGTGCGCGGTGGAGTGGGACGTCGTTCGCCGCTCCGCGCGTGGCGGCTGACCTCGCGCGGCTGTTGCACGAAGGGGTCTCCCAGGCCGACGCCGTTGACGCTGTCCGCCGGGCCGGCATCGAGCGGGCGGTGAGCGCCCAGGCCGTGACTGGGTGA
- the yczR gene encoding MocR-like transcription factor YczR: MNHDVPPGGRISGFRLARLLGEWRRRGARQGSADLAAAIRMLVLDGRLPAGTRLPAEREMADALPVSRTMITAALDQLRSEGLVASRRGAGSWISLPTGSLGIVPDTPLVGQSMVDFARAAPPAIPGMLAAFDSVRLRLPEQLVDHGYYEHGLPELRRRIAARYEARGLPTSPDQIVITSGAQHALALALRLLTGPGDRVLVEQPSYPNALDAIKAVSAIPVPVAMTRTGWDLAGIAAAFRQAAPRMAYLVLDFHNPTAHRLDAEGRAELADIARRARTPLVIDETVVELDLDGDPLDGPPPMASYAEDLVVTLGSASKAYWGGLRIGWIRATPEVVHRLVSTRTALDLGSAVVEQMVLADLMADPNAALAGRRALLATQRDVLMAGLREHCPQWRFRRPAGGLSVWCELDAPISTRVAVVAQNHGIRLAPGARFGAHGGFERWLRLPYVLPADVLREAVRRLGLVAASVNGTTLTGEADATMPVA, translated from the coding sequence ATGAACCACGACGTCCCACCAGGTGGACGTATATCCGGATTCCGGCTCGCCCGCCTGCTCGGCGAGTGGCGACGCCGCGGCGCCCGCCAGGGCTCCGCGGACCTGGCCGCCGCGATCCGGATGCTCGTCCTGGACGGCCGGCTGCCCGCCGGCACCCGCCTGCCCGCCGAGCGCGAGATGGCCGACGCGCTGCCCGTCAGCCGGACCATGATCACCGCGGCGCTGGACCAGCTGCGCTCCGAGGGGCTCGTCGCCAGCAGGCGCGGCGCCGGGTCGTGGATCAGCCTGCCCACCGGGTCGCTCGGCATCGTGCCGGACACCCCGCTGGTCGGGCAGAGCATGGTCGACTTCGCCCGCGCCGCGCCGCCCGCCATCCCCGGCATGCTCGCCGCGTTCGACTCGGTCCGGCTGCGGCTGCCCGAGCAGCTCGTGGACCACGGGTACTACGAACACGGCCTGCCCGAACTGCGCCGCCGGATCGCCGCCCGGTACGAGGCGCGCGGGCTGCCGACGTCACCGGACCAGATCGTGATCACCAGCGGGGCGCAGCACGCCCTCGCCCTCGCGCTGCGGCTGCTCACCGGACCCGGCGACCGGGTGCTGGTCGAGCAGCCCAGCTACCCGAACGCGCTGGACGCGATCAAGGCCGTGTCCGCCATCCCGGTGCCGGTCGCCATGACCCGGACCGGGTGGGACCTGGCCGGCATCGCGGCGGCGTTCCGCCAGGCCGCGCCGAGGATGGCGTACCTGGTGCTCGACTTCCACAACCCCACCGCGCACCGGCTCGACGCGGAAGGCCGCGCGGAACTGGCCGACATCGCGCGGCGGGCGCGCACCCCGCTGGTGATCGACGAGACCGTGGTGGAACTGGACCTGGACGGCGACCCGCTCGACGGGCCGCCGCCGATGGCGTCGTACGCGGAAGACCTGGTGGTCACCCTGGGCTCGGCGAGCAAGGCGTACTGGGGCGGCCTGCGGATCGGCTGGATCCGGGCGACACCCGAGGTCGTGCACCGCCTGGTGTCCACCCGGACCGCGCTGGACCTGGGGTCGGCGGTGGTCGAGCAGATGGTGCTGGCGGACCTGATGGCCGACCCGAACGCGGCACTCGCGGGCCGGCGGGCGCTGCTGGCGACGCAGCGGGACGTGCTGATGGCCGGGTTGCGGGAGCACTGTCCACAGTGGCGGTTCCGGCGACCGGCGGGAGGGCTGAGCGTGTGGTGCGAACTCGACGCGCCGATCAGCACGCGAGTCGCGGTCGTGGCCCAGAACCACGGGATCCGCCTGGCTCCGGGGGCCCGCTTCGGAGCACACGGCGGCTTCGAACGCTGGCTGCGCCTCCCGTACGTCCTGCCGGCCGACGTCCTGCGCGAAGCCGTCCGCCGCCTGGGCCTGGTAGCCGCGTCCGTCAACGGCACCACCCTGACCGGCGAAGCCGACGCCACCATGCCCGTCGCCTGA
- the yczE gene encoding membrane protein YczE, producing the protein MGHMLAALTQVPVSVSPVRRVPQLVAGLWLYGTSMALQIRATLGLDPWDVLHEGLTKRTGLSFGTITILVGALVLLCWIPLRQRPGVGTIANVFLIGVAVDVTLAFLPTPSDLVVRIVFLVSGIVLNGLAAAVYIGARLGPGPRDGLTTGFCARTGTSLRLVRTVVELTVLAGGWLLGGTIGVGTVLYALSIGPLTQAFLPLVTWAGSRPAS; encoded by the coding sequence ATGGGCCACATGCTCGCAGCGCTCACCCAGGTCCCCGTCTCCGTGTCACCCGTCCGCCGCGTCCCGCAGCTCGTGGCGGGGCTCTGGCTCTACGGCACGAGCATGGCGCTGCAAATCCGCGCGACGCTCGGCCTGGACCCCTGGGACGTGCTGCACGAGGGCCTGACCAAGCGCACCGGCTTGAGCTTCGGCACGATCACGATCCTCGTCGGCGCACTGGTCCTGCTCTGCTGGATCCCGCTCAGACAACGGCCCGGTGTGGGCACGATCGCGAACGTCTTCCTGATCGGCGTCGCCGTGGACGTGACGCTCGCGTTCCTGCCCACCCCGTCGGACCTGGTGGTCCGCATCGTGTTCCTGGTCTCGGGCATCGTGCTCAACGGCCTGGCCGCCGCCGTCTACATCGGCGCGCGCCTCGGTCCCGGCCCGCGCGACGGCCTGACCACGGGTTTCTGCGCGCGGACCGGCACCTCGCTGCGCCTGGTGCGGACGGTGGTGGAACTCACCGTGCTGGCGGGCGGCTGGCTGCTGGGCGGCACGATCGGCGTCGGCACGGTCCTGTACGCGTTGTCGATCGGGCCGCTGACCCAGGCGTTCCTGCCGCTGGTCACCTGGGCGGGTTCGCGACCCGCTTCCTGA
- a CDS encoding Clp protease N-terminal domain-containing protein: MIAERFTKDARQAVHDAVKEAQNASAGEIGPEHLLLALLDTPVLASFDVPRDAVETALRDARRKGGLSSADAEALRGLGIDVDEIVASVERSFGEGALAGGAKRKRWPFGGHLPFNAAAKQTLVRGLAEARDLGHGTLGKEHLVLALLSANGLPAEVLAARGVRYPEVRKRVANPPR, translated from the coding sequence ATGATCGCCGAACGGTTTACCAAGGACGCCCGGCAGGCCGTGCACGACGCGGTCAAGGAGGCGCAGAACGCGTCCGCCGGCGAGATCGGGCCCGAGCACCTGCTGCTCGCCCTGCTCGACACGCCGGTTCTCGCCTCGTTCGACGTGCCCCGCGACGCGGTCGAGACCGCGTTGCGCGACGCCCGGCGCAAGGGCGGGCTCAGCTCCGCCGACGCGGAGGCGTTGCGCGGGCTGGGGATCGACGTGGACGAGATCGTCGCGTCGGTCGAGCGGTCGTTCGGCGAAGGCGCGCTGGCCGGCGGCGCCAAGCGCAAGCGGTGGCCGTTCGGGGGGCACCTGCCGTTCAACGCGGCGGCCAAGCAGACGTTGGTGCGCGGCCTCGCCGAAGCCCGTGACCTCGGCCACGGGACCCTCGGCAAGGAACACCTGGTGCTGGCGCTGCTGTCGGCGAACGGGCTGCCGGCCGAGGTGCTGGCGGCCCGGGGCGTGCGGTACCCGGAGGTCAGGAAGCGGGTCGCGAACCCGCCCAGGTGA
- a CDS encoding helix-turn-helix domain-containing protein, giving the protein MTEATELASAAGDQDPRVGLRAVSALRRLLEQLEAVQVRNARVRGWSWQEIAAELGVSRQAVHKKHGGSR; this is encoded by the coding sequence ATGACGGAGGCAACCGAACTCGCCTCGGCGGCGGGCGACCAGGACCCCCGGGTCGGGCTGCGGGCGGTCAGCGCGTTGCGCAGGCTGCTCGAACAGCTCGAAGCGGTCCAGGTGCGCAACGCCCGCGTCCGGGGCTGGTCCTGGCAGGAGATCGCGGCGGAACTCGGCGTGAGCCGACAGGCCGTCCACAAGAAGCACGGGGGAAGCCGATGA
- a CDS encoding protein phosphatase 2C domain-containing protein — MPEITTAERAGVGLDGAPRPTEDRIVVLEHAVVLLDGATSPTPRERDGGWHSAHLAALLLDGGLRGDLADDLADAIARLAAAHDLTPGDAPSSTVAIVRWTDDTVDALVLADSPVVVFGAKTEVVSDDRLRNLRGKVTEITRWRNREGGFWVAEADPAAAHRAVRRSWPRDEVHTVLMATDGVSCGVDDYGLFPDWQSVVDITFAKGPEAVLDAVREAEANDPERVRWRRSKVHDDQALAVLRFDR; from the coding sequence ATGCCCGAGATCACCACCGCCGAGCGCGCCGGGGTCGGCTTGGACGGCGCGCCGAGGCCCACCGAAGACCGGATCGTCGTGCTGGAGCACGCGGTCGTCCTCCTCGACGGCGCGACCTCGCCCACCCCGAGGGAGCGCGACGGCGGCTGGCACTCCGCGCACCTCGCCGCGCTGCTGCTCGACGGCGGGCTGCGCGGCGACCTGGCCGACGACCTGGCCGACGCCATCGCCCGGCTCGCCGCCGCGCACGACCTGACCCCCGGCGACGCGCCGTCGTCCACGGTCGCCATCGTGCGCTGGACCGACGACACCGTCGACGCGCTGGTGCTCGCGGACAGTCCAGTGGTCGTGTTCGGGGCGAAGACCGAAGTCGTGTCGGACGACCGGCTGCGGAACCTGCGCGGAAAAGTCACCGAGATCACCCGCTGGCGCAACCGCGAGGGCGGGTTCTGGGTCGCCGAGGCCGACCCGGCCGCCGCGCACCGGGCGGTCCGCCGGTCCTGGCCGCGTGACGAGGTGCACACCGTCCTGATGGCGACCGACGGCGTTTCGTGCGGGGTGGACGACTACGGACTCTTCCCGGATTGGCAGTCAGTGGTGGACATCACGTTCGCAAAAGGACCCGAGGCGGTGCTCGACGCGGTCCGGGAAGCCGAGGCGAATGACCCGGAACGGGTCCGGTGGCGGCGGTCGAAAGTGCACGACGACCAGGCGCTGGCGGTGCTGCGATTCGACCGGTGA
- a CDS encoding ScbR family autoregulator-binding transcription factor: MPQQHRAQATREAILRAAAEEFDRLGYEGAPLSVILDRSGVTKGAFYFHFTSKQALASTIVQVQDDAWPVLARAWLGRGLDPLRTMVGMFDEAVVLLSRDVVLRAGVRLAADRELGYPGLASAHLRWEKVLADLLFAARDEGQLRPGVDPESAARAVTAAALGARLISTATSRCADYPERMREIWRFLLPGLTTEEWCAAAERMFAAPDVL, from the coding sequence ATGCCGCAGCAGCACCGCGCGCAGGCCACCCGTGAGGCGATCCTCCGGGCCGCGGCCGAGGAGTTCGACCGACTGGGGTACGAGGGCGCGCCGCTGAGCGTGATCCTGGACCGCAGCGGCGTGACCAAGGGCGCGTTCTACTTCCACTTCACGTCCAAGCAGGCGCTGGCCTCCACCATCGTCCAGGTGCAGGACGACGCGTGGCCGGTGCTGGCGCGCGCCTGGCTGGGCCGGGGGCTGGACCCGCTGCGGACCATGGTCGGGATGTTCGACGAGGCCGTGGTGCTGCTGTCCCGCGACGTCGTGCTGCGGGCCGGCGTGCGGCTGGCCGCCGACCGCGAACTGGGCTACCCGGGCCTGGCGAGCGCGCACCTGCGCTGGGAGAAGGTCCTCGCCGACCTGCTGTTCGCGGCCCGCGACGAGGGCCAGTTGCGGCCCGGCGTCGACCCGGAGTCGGCGGCCCGCGCGGTGACCGCCGCGGCCCTGGGAGCCCGGTTGATCTCGACCGCGACCTCCCGGTGCGCGGATTACCCGGAGCGGATGCGCGAGATCTGGCGGTTCTTGCTGCCGGGGCTCACCACGGAGGAGTGGTGCGCCGCCGCAGAGCGGATGTTCGCTGCCCCAGACGTTTTATGA
- a CDS encoding heavy-metal-associated domain-containing protein, whose amino-acid sequence MSVTTTYTVNGMTCGHCASSVTEELTAVAGVTGVDVQLATGAVTVTSTRELTADEVGAAVTEAGYELVG is encoded by the coding sequence ATGTCCGTCACCACCACCTACACCGTCAACGGCATGACCTGCGGGCACTGCGCGAGTTCGGTCACCGAGGAGCTGACCGCGGTGGCCGGCGTGACCGGGGTCGACGTGCAGCTCGCGACCGGCGCGGTCACCGTGACCAGCACCCGCGAGCTGACCGCCGACGAGGTCGGCGCGGCGGTCACCGAGGCGGGCTACGAGCTGGTCGGCTGA